Proteins encoded together in one Kutzneria kofuensis window:
- a CDS encoding biliverdin-producing heme oxygenase, with the protein MTFSATLRTETMDDHQVANGAEFVRVLFDQRLSLAGFAALVAQHYFIYRVLEEATDAMADDPVAGPFASPELRRLPALEQDLAHLYGPEWASIIEPGPATVAYTERLREVAFTWPGGFVAHHYTRYLGDISGGQAVGAVTERQHGIVDHAGTRFYVFDRIPDRKAFKARYHELLNTSPWDEAERERIIEESRIAYRHNAAVFTDLERHLPQYLVAS; encoded by the coding sequence GTGACCTTCTCCGCGACCCTCCGGACCGAGACGATGGACGACCACCAGGTCGCCAACGGCGCCGAATTCGTGCGCGTGCTGTTCGACCAGCGGCTCAGCCTCGCCGGCTTCGCCGCGCTCGTGGCCCAGCACTACTTCATCTACCGGGTGCTCGAAGAGGCCACCGACGCCATGGCCGACGACCCCGTCGCCGGGCCGTTCGCCAGCCCCGAGCTGCGCCGGCTGCCCGCGCTGGAGCAGGACCTGGCCCACCTGTACGGGCCGGAGTGGGCCTCGATCATCGAGCCCGGCCCGGCCACCGTCGCCTACACCGAGCGGTTACGCGAGGTCGCCTTCACCTGGCCCGGCGGCTTCGTCGCGCACCACTACACCCGCTACCTCGGCGACATCTCCGGCGGGCAGGCCGTCGGCGCCGTGACCGAGCGCCAGCACGGCATCGTCGACCACGCCGGCACCCGGTTCTACGTGTTCGACCGGATCCCGGACCGCAAGGCCTTCAAGGCCCGCTACCACGAGCTGCTCAACACCTCGCCGTGGGACGAGGCGGAGCGGGAGCGCATCATCGAGGAGTCCCGCATCGCCTACCGGCACAACGCGGCGGTCTTCACCGACCTGGAGCGGCACCTGCCCCAGTACCTGGTCGCCTCCTGA
- a CDS encoding NAD(P)/FAD-dependent oxidoreductase — MTNIVVIGAGYSGLVAAHRLARRTDARVTLVNAAPDFVERVRLHQHAAGENLRVRPLAESVRGTGIELVIGWVRAIDPARKEIDVDGRVIGYDTLVYALGSVADDHGVPGVAENAHAVAGHADATRLRDLLPTKGTVTVVGAGLTGVEVATELAEQHPNLHVRVVAGHAPGSSLSANARRHLGRVFNRLGIEVRTGARVAKVLADSVVLTDCDELPTDITVWTTGFRVSPLAKEAGIRTDRDGRIVVDETQRSVSHPDIYAIGDSAVVRINGQELRMACATAEPMAEYTAKAIAARLRNQEPKPFGYRYYLQCISLGRKDALVQLVDAMDRPKKTVITGRVGALIKEGIVRGAGWTALR, encoded by the coding sequence ATGACGAACATCGTCGTCATCGGCGCCGGCTACTCGGGTCTCGTCGCGGCCCACCGCCTCGCCCGGCGGACCGATGCGCGGGTCACCCTGGTCAACGCGGCGCCGGACTTCGTCGAGCGGGTCCGGCTGCACCAGCATGCGGCCGGCGAGAACCTGCGGGTGCGGCCGCTGGCGGAGTCGGTGCGGGGCACGGGGATCGAGCTGGTCATCGGCTGGGTGCGGGCGATCGACCCGGCCCGCAAGGAGATCGACGTCGACGGCCGCGTGATCGGCTACGACACGCTGGTGTACGCCCTCGGCAGCGTCGCCGACGACCACGGCGTCCCGGGCGTCGCGGAGAACGCCCACGCGGTGGCCGGTCACGCGGACGCGACGAGGCTCCGGGATCTGTTGCCGACCAAGGGAACCGTGACGGTCGTCGGCGCCGGCCTGACGGGCGTCGAGGTGGCGACCGAGCTGGCCGAGCAGCACCCGAACCTGCACGTCCGGGTCGTCGCCGGCCACGCGCCGGGCAGCAGCCTGTCGGCCAACGCGCGCAGGCACCTGGGCCGGGTGTTCAACCGGCTGGGCATCGAGGTCCGCACCGGCGCCCGGGTCGCCAAGGTGCTGGCGGACAGCGTCGTGCTGACCGACTGCGACGAGCTGCCGACCGACATCACGGTGTGGACAACGGGGTTCCGCGTCTCGCCGCTGGCCAAGGAGGCCGGCATCCGGACCGATCGCGACGGACGGATCGTGGTGGACGAGACGCAACGGTCGGTCTCGCACCCCGACATCTACGCGATCGGCGACAGCGCCGTGGTCCGGATCAACGGCCAGGAACTGCGGATGGCCTGCGCCACCGCCGAACCGATGGCGGAGTACACCGCCAAGGCGATCGCCGCCCGGCTCCGCAACCAGGAGCCGAAGCCGTTCGGCTACCGCTACTACCTCCAGTGCATCAGCCTCGGCCGCAAGGACGCTCTGGTGCAACTGGTCGACGCGATGGACCGTCCGAAGAAGACGGTCATCACCGGACGCGTCGGCGCGCTGATCAAGGAGGGCATCGTCCGCGGCGCCGGGTGGACGGCGCTCCGCTAG
- a CDS encoding lysophospholipid acyltransferase family protein codes for MLYWFMKRVAGRLGRAVYRPKVEGLENIPATGPVMLASNHLAFVDSIVIPMVVPRRVNFLAKAEYFEGKGVKGALMRGFFGGLGHIPVQRGSGRAARAALDTAEEVLNKGGAFAIYPEGTRSLDGRLYRGHAGVARIALATGAPVVPVGLIGTDQVQKNGRGLPRIRPMTVRFGKPLDFSRYEGMAESTMIHRAVTDEIMYAILELTGQEYVDSYRPHPKAA; via the coding sequence TTGCTGTACTGGTTCATGAAACGGGTTGCGGGCCGGCTGGGTCGGGCCGTGTACCGGCCCAAGGTCGAGGGCCTGGAGAACATCCCGGCGACCGGGCCGGTGATGCTGGCGAGCAACCACCTGGCGTTCGTGGACAGCATCGTCATCCCGATGGTGGTCCCCCGTCGGGTGAACTTCCTCGCCAAGGCGGAGTACTTCGAGGGCAAGGGCGTGAAGGGCGCGCTGATGCGCGGCTTCTTCGGCGGCCTCGGCCACATCCCGGTGCAGCGTGGCAGCGGCCGCGCCGCGCGGGCGGCGCTCGACACCGCGGAGGAGGTGCTGAACAAGGGCGGCGCGTTCGCGATCTACCCGGAAGGCACCCGCTCCCTGGACGGCCGCCTGTACCGCGGGCACGCCGGCGTGGCCCGGATCGCGCTGGCCACCGGCGCCCCGGTGGTCCCGGTCGGCCTGATCGGCACCGACCAGGTGCAGAAGAACGGCCGCGGCCTGCCGCGCATCCGGCCGATGACCGTCCGCTTCGGCAAGCCGCTGGACTTCTCCCGCTACGAGGGCATGGCCGAGTCGACCATGATCCACCGCGCGGTCACCGACGAGATCATGTACGCCATCCTGGAGCTGACCGGCCAGGAATACGTGGACAGCTACCGCCCCCACCCAAAAGCGGCCTGA
- a CDS encoding RNA polymerase sigma-70 factor, with product MADFEQHRQRLFAVAYRLLGSAAEAEDAVQDTYLRWHAADQAEIREPAAWLTKVLTNLCLTRLTSARARRESYVGPWLPEPLLTSYTPLDTAELRESVSMAFLLLMERLTPAERAVFVLREAFEYSHREIADVLDLTEANCQQLYRRAKQRVAQDRPRFDASGEEKLRITKNFLVAARSGNMAALEGMLAEGVVAWADGGGKTRAARKPIRGRERATVYLNWLASNVEGLEIRIDEVNGEPAILAFVHGDLTTVINLQIVDGLITDFRAIVNPDKLAHIAAQVTQHT from the coding sequence GTGGCGGACTTCGAGCAGCACCGGCAGCGCCTGTTCGCGGTCGCCTACCGGCTGCTCGGCTCGGCGGCGGAGGCGGAGGACGCGGTGCAGGACACGTACCTGCGCTGGCACGCCGCCGACCAGGCCGAGATCCGCGAGCCGGCGGCGTGGCTGACCAAGGTGCTGACCAACCTGTGCCTGACCCGGCTGACCTCGGCGCGGGCCCGCCGCGAGAGCTACGTCGGCCCGTGGCTGCCGGAGCCGCTGCTGACCTCGTACACCCCGCTGGACACGGCCGAGCTGCGCGAGTCCGTGTCGATGGCCTTCCTGCTGCTGATGGAACGGCTCACGCCGGCCGAGCGGGCGGTGTTCGTGCTGCGCGAGGCCTTCGAGTACAGCCACCGCGAGATCGCCGACGTGCTCGACCTGACCGAGGCGAACTGCCAGCAGCTCTACCGCCGGGCCAAGCAGCGGGTGGCGCAGGACCGGCCGCGGTTCGACGCCAGCGGCGAGGAGAAGCTGCGCATCACCAAGAACTTCCTGGTCGCCGCCCGCAGCGGGAACATGGCGGCACTGGAGGGCATGCTGGCCGAGGGCGTCGTCGCCTGGGCGGACGGCGGCGGCAAGACTCGGGCGGCCCGCAAGCCGATCCGCGGCCGCGAGCGGGCGACCGTCTACCTGAACTGGCTGGCCAGCAACGTCGAGGGGCTGGAGATCCGCATCGACGAGGTCAACGGCGAACCGGCGATCCTCGCGTTCGTCCACGGCGACCTGACCACCGTGATCAACCTGCAGATCGTGGACGGCCTGATCACCGACTTCCGCGCGATCGTCAATCCCGACAAGCTGGCGCACATCGCCGCGCAGGTGACGCAGCACACATAG
- a CDS encoding HoxN/HupN/NixA family nickel/cobalt transporter, with amino-acid sequence MVDTLRPDRTRPLGRSEWASIGGMAAFVLALHVIGWGSLIFLISPANYQIGNGQVFGVGLGLTAYTLGLRHAFDADHIAAIDNTTRKLMSEGKRPLSVGFWFSLGHSSVVFGLCVLLALGVRALAGEVADDGSPLHNWTGIVGTLVSGTFLVLIGVINLVVMAHIIKVFRKMRGGEFDEAELERRLDERGFMNRILRGLTKAISRPWQMYPTGLLFGLGFDTATEVSLLVLAGGAAAFALPWYAILTLPVLFAAGMSLFDSIDGCFMNFAYGWAFAKPVRKVFYNITVTGLSVVVALVIGVIELLQLLAEKLEVTTGVLGWIDTLDLNLVGYVIVGLFVLTWLVALAVWRFGRIEERWSVEAS; translated from the coding sequence ATGGTGGACACCCTGCGTCCCGACCGCACCCGACCGCTGGGCCGGTCGGAGTGGGCCAGCATCGGCGGCATGGCCGCCTTCGTGCTCGCCCTGCACGTGATCGGGTGGGGTTCGCTGATCTTCCTCATCTCGCCGGCCAACTACCAGATCGGCAACGGCCAGGTCTTCGGCGTCGGGCTCGGGCTCACCGCGTACACGCTCGGCCTGCGGCACGCCTTCGACGCCGACCACATCGCCGCCATCGACAACACCACCCGGAAGCTGATGTCCGAGGGCAAGCGGCCGCTGTCGGTCGGCTTCTGGTTCTCCCTCGGCCACTCCAGCGTCGTCTTCGGCCTCTGCGTGCTGCTGGCGCTGGGCGTCCGGGCCCTGGCCGGCGAGGTCGCCGACGACGGCTCACCGCTGCACAACTGGACCGGCATCGTGGGCACGCTCGTCTCCGGCACCTTCCTGGTGCTCATCGGCGTGATCAACCTCGTCGTGATGGCCCACATCATCAAGGTGTTCCGCAAGATGCGCGGCGGCGAGTTCGACGAGGCCGAGCTGGAGCGCCGGCTGGACGAGCGCGGCTTCATGAACCGGATCCTGCGCGGCCTGACCAAGGCCATCAGCCGGCCGTGGCAGATGTACCCGACCGGCCTTCTGTTCGGCCTCGGCTTCGACACCGCCACCGAGGTGTCGCTGCTCGTCCTCGCCGGCGGCGCCGCCGCGTTCGCCCTGCCCTGGTACGCCATCCTGACGCTGCCCGTGCTGTTCGCCGCCGGCATGAGCCTGTTCGACTCCATCGACGGCTGCTTCATGAACTTCGCCTACGGCTGGGCCTTCGCCAAGCCCGTGCGCAAGGTCTTCTACAACATCACCGTCACCGGCCTGTCCGTGGTGGTGGCGCTGGTCATCGGTGTCATCGAGCTGCTCCAGCTGCTGGCGGAGAAGCTCGAGGTCACCACCGGCGTGCTCGGCTGGATCGACACCCTCGACCTGAACCTGGTCGGCTACGTGATCGTCGGCCTGTTCGTGCTCACCTGGCTGGTGGCGCTCGCGGTGTGGCGGTTCGGCCGCATCGAGGAGCGCTGGTCGGTGGAGGCGTCCTAG
- a CDS encoding SACE_7040 family transcriptional regulator, whose protein sequence is MPFAEQTATPSRREQILAAAAELFARHGFHGVGINDIGAAVGISGPALYRHFRSKDAVLGEMLTSISELLLAGAQARVRVAGDAEESIRTLIRWQVDFALDNPALITVQERDLGNLADTDRQRVRTLQRRYVEVWVTTIRRSRPEVGEPAARAAAHALFGLINSTPHSAHLDRAQMADLLAAMAYAAVHSLS, encoded by the coding sequence GTGCCGTTCGCCGAGCAGACCGCGACCCCGAGCCGGCGGGAGCAGATCCTGGCCGCCGCCGCCGAGTTGTTCGCCCGGCACGGCTTCCACGGCGTCGGCATCAACGACATCGGCGCGGCCGTCGGCATCTCCGGGCCCGCCCTGTACCGGCACTTCCGCAGCAAGGACGCCGTTCTCGGCGAGATGCTGACGTCCATCAGCGAGCTCCTGCTGGCCGGCGCCCAGGCCCGCGTCCGGGTGGCCGGCGACGCCGAGGAATCGATCCGGACGCTCATCCGCTGGCAGGTCGACTTCGCGCTGGACAATCCCGCGCTGATCACCGTGCAGGAGCGGGACCTCGGCAACCTCGCCGACACCGACCGGCAGCGGGTGCGCACCCTGCAGCGCCGCTACGTCGAGGTCTGGGTCACGACGATCCGCCGCTCCCGCCCCGAAGTGGGCGAGCCAGCGGCCCGGGCCGCCGCGCACGCGCTGTTCGGGTTGATCAACTCCACCCCGCACTCCGCGCACCTCGACCGGGCGCAGATGGCGGACCTGCTCGCCGCGATGGCCTACGCGGCGGTGCACTCCCTCAGCTGA
- a CDS encoding SGNH/GDSL hydrolase family protein, with the protein MRLSRALPCLAVAVAAALSTTAVAHAAPAAVNYAAVGDSYAAGVGAQSSYDNSCDRSSKGYPSLWAAAHSVSAFTNVACSGAKTSDVLNSQVASLSSANTVVTVTIGGNDAGFSSVMESCIIGGDSGCNTAVNNAKNFVNTTLPGLLDNTYNAIRSHAPNASVYVVGYPHFYQLGGSCNVGLSDTSRNYINSGADTLDSAVSAAASRHGFRFVDVRSLFDGHGICSSTWWLNSVTWPVVNSYHPNAAGYSGGYLPALNAVTG; encoded by the coding sequence ATGCGCCTGTCTCGTGCCCTCCCCTGCCTCGCGGTCGCCGTCGCGGCCGCACTGTCCACAACGGCCGTCGCCCACGCGGCGCCGGCTGCCGTCAACTACGCCGCGGTCGGCGACTCCTATGCCGCCGGTGTCGGCGCGCAGAGCTCGTACGACAACAGTTGCGACCGCAGCAGCAAGGGTTACCCGAGCCTGTGGGCGGCCGCGCACTCGGTGTCCGCTTTCACCAACGTCGCCTGCTCGGGCGCGAAAACCAGTGACGTCCTCAACAGCCAGGTGGCCTCGCTCAGCTCGGCCAACACCGTGGTCACGGTGACGATCGGCGGCAACGACGCCGGCTTCTCCAGTGTGATGGAGTCCTGCATCATCGGTGGCGACTCCGGCTGCAACACCGCGGTCAACAACGCCAAGAACTTCGTCAACACCACCCTGCCCGGCCTGCTGGACAACACCTACAACGCGATCCGCAGCCACGCCCCGAACGCGTCGGTCTACGTGGTGGGTTACCCGCACTTCTACCAGCTCGGCGGCTCCTGCAACGTGGGCCTGAGCGACACCTCGCGCAACTACATCAACAGCGGCGCGGACACGTTGGACTCCGCCGTCTCGGCGGCGGCGAGCCGGCACGGCTTCCGGTTCGTCGACGTGCGCTCGCTCTTCGACGGCCATGGCATCTGCTCCTCGACCTGGTGGCTGAACAGCGTGACCTGGCCGGTGGTGAACTCCTACCACCCGAACGCGGCCGGCTACTCCGGCGGCTACCTGCCCGCGCTGAACGCCGTGACCGGCTGA
- a CDS encoding ATP-binding protein: protein MFDTVLIANRGEIAVRVATTLRRMGIRSVAVHSDADAGARHVREADVAVRIGPAAARESYLSIERIIDAAVKTGAQAVHPGYGFLAENAAFARACAEAGLVFVGPPPAAIDAMGDKIRAKQTVTAAGVPVVPGAFGADIEHAVAEVGFPVLLKPSAGGGGKGMRLVHSLDELPAAIESAKREALNSFGDDTLLAERFVQNPRHIEIQVLADAHGTVLHLGERECSLQRRHQKIIEEAPSPLLDEETRARMGKSAADAAAAVGYTGAGTVEFIVSADRPDEFFFMEMNTRLQVEHPVTELVTGIDLVEQQLRVAASERLSLTQDDIRLTGHAVEARIYAEDPAHGFLPTGGTLLALEEPSDRIRIDSGVSEGSVVGSDYDPMLAKHIAYASTRDEALRKLRSALGDVTILGVTTNIPFLRALLADEDVVAGRLDTGLVERKLAALVANPMPDDVLVAAALERALALEPRGETVDPWDIPGGWRIGQPAWTSWLIGAPGDEPAKVRLRGRASNAEVVINNGEPVAAGAWHEGNRLHVRSGGVTRSYRHARDGEITWIGNWPLLETEPLQQSRKGGAGAAGGAVTSPMPGTVLLLKVAAGERVNAGQPLLVVEAMKMEHTVVAPIDGAVAELAVHAGQQVRLGQQLAVVAPLQE from the coding sequence ATGTTCGACACCGTACTCATCGCCAACCGCGGCGAGATCGCGGTCCGCGTCGCGACCACGTTGCGGCGTATGGGGATTCGCAGCGTCGCCGTGCACAGCGACGCCGACGCGGGCGCCCGCCACGTGCGCGAGGCCGACGTGGCCGTGCGCATCGGGCCGGCAGCCGCGCGGGAGAGCTACCTGTCGATCGAGCGCATCATCGACGCCGCTGTGAAGACGGGTGCGCAGGCCGTCCACCCCGGATATGGCTTCCTGGCCGAGAATGCGGCGTTCGCGCGGGCCTGCGCCGAGGCGGGGCTGGTGTTCGTCGGCCCGCCGCCGGCGGCGATCGACGCCATGGGCGACAAGATCCGCGCCAAGCAGACCGTGACCGCGGCGGGCGTGCCGGTGGTGCCGGGCGCGTTCGGCGCCGACATCGAGCACGCGGTCGCCGAGGTCGGCTTTCCGGTGCTGCTCAAGCCGTCCGCCGGTGGCGGCGGCAAGGGCATGCGGCTGGTGCACTCGCTGGACGAGCTCCCGGCGGCCATCGAGTCGGCCAAGCGGGAAGCGTTGAACTCCTTCGGCGACGACACTCTGCTGGCGGAACGCTTCGTGCAGAACCCGCGGCACATCGAGATCCAGGTGCTGGCCGACGCCCACGGCACGGTGCTGCACCTCGGCGAGCGGGAGTGCAGCCTGCAGCGCCGGCACCAGAAGATCATCGAAGAGGCCCCATCGCCGCTTCTCGACGAGGAAACCCGCGCGCGGATGGGGAAGTCGGCCGCCGACGCGGCCGCGGCGGTCGGCTACACCGGCGCCGGCACGGTGGAGTTCATCGTCTCCGCCGACCGGCCCGACGAGTTCTTCTTCATGGAGATGAACACCCGGCTCCAGGTCGAGCACCCGGTGACCGAGCTGGTCACCGGCATCGACCTCGTCGAGCAGCAGCTGCGCGTCGCCGCCAGCGAGCGCCTTTCCCTGACGCAGGACGACATCCGGCTCACCGGTCACGCCGTCGAGGCCCGCATCTACGCGGAGGACCCGGCGCACGGCTTCCTGCCCACCGGCGGCACCCTGCTGGCCCTGGAGGAGCCGAGCGACCGGATCCGCATCGACTCCGGCGTTTCCGAGGGCTCGGTCGTCGGCAGCGACTACGACCCCATGCTGGCCAAGCACATCGCGTACGCGTCCACAAGAGACGAAGCGCTGCGCAAGCTCCGGTCGGCGCTCGGCGACGTCACGATCCTCGGCGTCACCACGAACATCCCGTTCCTGCGGGCCCTGCTGGCCGACGAGGACGTGGTCGCCGGCCGGCTCGACACCGGCCTGGTGGAACGCAAACTGGCGGCGCTGGTCGCCAACCCGATGCCCGACGACGTGCTCGTCGCGGCGGCCCTGGAACGCGCCTTGGCGCTGGAGCCGCGCGGCGAAACCGTTGACCCGTGGGACATCCCCGGCGGATGGCGGATCGGCCAGCCGGCGTGGACGTCCTGGCTGATCGGCGCGCCCGGCGACGAGCCGGCCAAGGTGCGCCTGCGCGGCCGGGCGTCGAACGCCGAGGTCGTGATCAACAACGGCGAGCCGGTCGCGGCCGGCGCGTGGCACGAAGGCAACCGGCTCCACGTCCGCAGCGGCGGCGTGACCAGGTCGTACCGGCACGCCCGGGACGGCGAGATCACCTGGATCGGAAACTGGCCGCTGCTGGAGACCGAGCCGCTGCAGCAGTCCCGCAAGGGCGGGGCCGGCGCGGCCGGCGGCGCGGTCACCAGCCCGATGCCCGGCACGGTGCTGCTGCTCAAGGTCGCCGCCGGCGAACGGGTCAACGCCGGCCAGCCGCTGCTGGTCGTCGAGGCCATGAAGATGGAACACACGGTCGTCGCGCCCATCGACGGCGCGGTCGCGGAGCTGGCGGTGCACGCGGGCCAACAGGTTCGGCTCGGCCAGCAGCTCGCGGTTGTTGCACCCCTACAGGAGTGA
- a CDS encoding acyl-CoA dehydrogenase family protein translates to MDTRISPDHEALRKTVEEFAREEVAPVIGDFYEREEFPYEIVAKMGRMGLFGLPFPEEYGGMGGDYFALCLALEELARVDSSVAVTLEAGVSLGAMPIYRFGTEEQKQQWLPKLTAGEALAGFGLTEAGGGTDAGATRTTAKLDGDDWVINGSKCFITNSGTDITSAVTVTAVTGQKADGGKEISSIIVPSGTPGFTVSKKYSKVGWNASDTRELSFTDCRVPAANLLGERGRGYAQFLRILDEGRIAIAALGVGLAQGCVDECVRYVKEREAFGHKIGTYQAIQFKLADMEARVHTARLAYHHAADKMLRGEPFKRESSIAKLVSSNAAMDNSRDATQIFGGYGFMNEYPVGRFYRDAKILEVGEGTSEVQRMLIARELGL, encoded by the coding sequence ATGGACACCAGGATCAGCCCCGACCACGAGGCGCTGCGCAAGACCGTCGAGGAGTTCGCCCGCGAGGAGGTCGCGCCGGTCATCGGCGACTTCTACGAGCGCGAGGAGTTCCCGTACGAGATCGTGGCCAAGATGGGCCGGATGGGCCTGTTCGGCCTGCCGTTCCCCGAGGAGTACGGCGGCATGGGCGGCGACTACTTCGCGCTCTGCCTCGCCCTGGAGGAACTGGCCCGGGTCGACTCGTCGGTCGCGGTCACGCTCGAAGCGGGCGTGTCGCTCGGCGCCATGCCGATCTATCGGTTCGGCACCGAGGAGCAGAAGCAGCAGTGGCTGCCCAAGCTCACCGCCGGCGAGGCGCTGGCCGGCTTCGGCCTGACCGAGGCCGGCGGCGGCACCGACGCCGGCGCCACCCGCACCACCGCCAAGCTCGACGGCGACGACTGGGTGATCAACGGGTCCAAGTGCTTCATCACCAACTCCGGCACCGACATCACCAGCGCGGTCACGGTCACGGCGGTCACCGGGCAGAAGGCCGACGGCGGCAAGGAGATCTCATCGATCATCGTGCCGTCCGGCACGCCCGGCTTCACCGTGTCGAAGAAGTACTCGAAGGTGGGCTGGAACGCCTCCGACACCCGGGAGCTGTCGTTCACCGACTGCCGGGTGCCGGCGGCCAACCTGCTCGGCGAGCGCGGTCGCGGCTACGCCCAGTTCCTGCGCATCCTCGACGAGGGCCGGATCGCCATCGCCGCGCTCGGCGTCGGCCTGGCCCAGGGCTGCGTCGACGAGTGCGTGCGGTACGTGAAGGAGCGCGAGGCCTTCGGCCACAAGATCGGCACGTACCAGGCGATCCAGTTCAAGCTGGCCGACATGGAGGCCCGGGTGCACACCGCCCGGCTGGCCTACCACCACGCCGCCGACAAGATGCTGCGCGGCGAGCCGTTCAAGCGGGAGTCCTCCATCGCCAAGCTGGTCTCGTCCAACGCGGCCATGGACAACTCGCGGGACGCCACCCAGATCTTCGGCGGCTACGGCTTCATGAACGAGTACCCGGTCGGGCGGTTCTACCGGGACGCCAAGATCCTGGAGGTCGGCGAGGGCACCAGCGAGGTCCAGCGCATGCTCATCGCCCGCGAACTGGGCCTGTAG
- a CDS encoding carboxyl transferase domain-containing protein, with amino-acid sequence MVAPALASAADPADPGYQRNAKEHAELVAQLRGRLAEVALGGPEKARIRHVERGKLLPRDRVDSLLDPGSPFLELSPLAANGMYEDQAPAAGIITGVGRVEGRECVIVANDATVKGGTYYPITVKKHLRAQEVALHNNLPCLYLVDSGGAFLPRQDDVFPDREHFGRIFYNQATMSAKGIPQIAAVLGSCTAGGAYVPAMSDEAIIVRGQGTIFLGGPPLVKAATGEIVTAEELGGGELHSRTSGVTDHLAEDDAHALRIMRQIVATFGPRPQRPWEIEPTEEPAVDPDQLYGVVPIDTRTPYDVREVIARIVDGSRFAEFKSEYGATLVTGFARIHGHPVGIIANNGILFSESAVKGAHFIELCDQRGIPLVFLQNISGFMVGREYEAGGIAKHGAKMVTAVACARVPKFTVVIGGSFGAGNYSMCGRAYSPRFLWMWPNARISVMGGEQAASVLATVRRDQLGDDWPQEDEEAFKQPIRDQYESQGNPYYSTARLWDDGVIDPKDTRTVLGLALSAAANEPLPPVRYGVFRM; translated from the coding sequence ATGGTCGCGCCGGCACTGGCCAGCGCCGCGGATCCGGCGGATCCGGGCTACCAGCGCAACGCCAAGGAACACGCCGAGCTGGTCGCGCAGCTGCGGGGCCGGCTGGCCGAGGTCGCGCTGGGCGGACCCGAGAAGGCGCGCATCCGGCATGTGGAACGCGGCAAGCTGCTGCCGCGCGACCGGGTGGACTCCCTGCTCGACCCGGGCTCGCCGTTCCTGGAGCTGTCCCCGCTGGCCGCCAACGGCATGTATGAGGACCAGGCGCCGGCCGCCGGCATCATCACGGGCGTCGGGCGGGTCGAGGGCCGCGAGTGCGTGATCGTCGCCAACGACGCCACGGTCAAGGGCGGCACCTACTACCCGATCACCGTCAAGAAGCACCTGCGCGCCCAGGAAGTGGCGCTGCACAACAACCTTCCCTGCCTGTACCTGGTGGACTCGGGCGGCGCGTTCCTGCCGCGGCAGGACGACGTGTTCCCGGACCGCGAGCACTTCGGCCGGATCTTCTACAACCAGGCCACGATGTCCGCGAAGGGCATCCCGCAGATCGCCGCCGTGCTGGGCTCGTGCACCGCGGGCGGCGCGTACGTGCCGGCGATGAGCGACGAGGCGATCATCGTGCGCGGCCAGGGCACGATCTTCCTGGGCGGCCCGCCGCTGGTGAAGGCGGCCACCGGCGAGATCGTCACCGCCGAGGAGCTGGGCGGCGGCGAGCTGCACTCCCGCACCTCCGGCGTCACCGACCACCTCGCCGAGGACGACGCGCACGCGTTGCGCATCATGCGCCAGATCGTCGCCACCTTCGGGCCCCGCCCGCAGCGGCCGTGGGAGATCGAGCCGACCGAGGAACCGGCCGTCGACCCCGACCAGCTCTACGGCGTGGTCCCGATCGACACCCGCACCCCGTACGACGTGCGCGAGGTCATCGCCCGGATCGTCGACGGCAGCCGGTTCGCGGAGTTCAAGTCGGAGTACGGCGCCACGCTGGTCACCGGCTTCGCCCGGATCCACGGCCACCCGGTCGGCATCATCGCCAACAACGGCATCCTGTTCAGCGAGTCCGCGGTCAAGGGCGCGCACTTCATCGAGCTGTGCGACCAGCGCGGCATCCCGCTGGTGTTCCTGCAGAACATCTCCGGCTTCATGGTCGGCCGCGAGTACGAGGCCGGCGGCATCGCCAAGCACGGCGCGAAGATGGTCACCGCGGTGGCCTGCGCCCGGGTGCCGAAGTTCACCGTGGTGATCGGCGGCTCGTTCGGCGCGGGCAACTACTCGATGTGCGGCCGGGCCTATTCGCCGCGGTTCCTGTGGATGTGGCCGAACGCCCGGATCTCGGTGATGGGCGGCGAGCAGGCCGCCTCCGTGCTCGCGACGGTCCGCCGGGACCAGCTCGGCGACGACTGGCCCCAGGAGGACGAAGAGGCGTTCAAGCAGCCGATCCGGGACCAGTACGAGAGCCAGGGCAACCCGTACTACTCGACCGCCCGGCTGTGGGACGACGGCGTGATCGACCCCAAGGACACCCGGACCGTGCTGGGCCTGGCGTTGTCCGCCGCGGCCAACGAGCCGCTGCCTCCCGTCCGCTACGGCGTCTTCAGGATGTGA